One segment of Marvinbryantia formatexigens DSM 14469 DNA contains the following:
- a CDS encoding phage tail protein encodes MITYEYDRNTLARVEKKLGSLKSEAPKALKNAINQTAKQARKDLATEAQKTYVVKSGRFNKAMTIKNATQGSLEAIIKATGAPMELKDYKVSPATARTGANRPDLTKAKVLKAGSMKGLQKGNIKAFVAKFSSGHASVAQRRGSARLPLKVLFSNSIPKMLGNEKRVYGIVRPTIEQNLQENVDKQVRKILEA; translated from the coding sequence TTGATAACTTATGAATACGATCGGAACACACTGGCGAGGGTTGAGAAGAAACTGGGGAGCCTTAAATCCGAGGCCCCGAAGGCGCTTAAGAACGCCATCAACCAAACGGCCAAGCAGGCTAGGAAGGATCTGGCGACAGAGGCACAGAAAACTTATGTTGTAAAATCCGGTCGGTTTAATAAGGCCATGACAATAAAGAATGCGACCCAGGGCTCACTGGAGGCTATCATAAAGGCCACCGGTGCACCGATGGAACTGAAAGATTATAAGGTTAGTCCGGCGACCGCCAGAACCGGAGCAAACCGGCCAGACCTTACGAAAGCGAAGGTACTGAAAGCCGGATCCATGAAAGGCTTGCAGAAAGGAAATATAAAAGCCTTCGTAGCCAAGTTTTCCAGCGGCCATGCTTCGGTGGCACAGCGGCGAGGGAGCGCCAGGCTTCCGCTCAAGGTTTTGTTTTCTAACAGTATTCCTAAAATGTTGGGGAACGAAAAACGGGTATACGGCATCGTCCGGCCGACGATTGAGCAGAACCTGCAGGAAAACGTAGATAAGCAAGTAAGAAAGATTTTGGAGGCGTAA
- a CDS encoding DUF2190 family protein, with protein sequence MSKAEYWQRGEAIDFVNNTTAKIDANEIVTFGARIGVAGTPIEVGETGTLHVFGVFEMPKTSANAISEGVTVYFDGTGITEAADDGGTGDAKETYICAGYATEAAAASDLTIKVKLLG encoded by the coding sequence ATGAGTAAAGCAGAATACTGGCAGCGCGGGGAAGCTATTGACTTCGTAAACAATACCACCGCCAAGATTGACGCCAATGAGATCGTAACATTTGGAGCGCGAATCGGAGTAGCAGGAACCCCCATCGAGGTCGGGGAAACCGGTACCCTTCACGTTTTCGGAGTTTTTGAGATGCCCAAGACCAGCGCTAACGCCATCAGCGAAGGCGTGACCGTATATTTTGACGGAACTGGCATCACCGAAGCAGCAGACGATGGAGGAACCGGCGATGCAAAGGAAACATATATTTGCGCTGGATATGCGACGGAGGCAGCCGCTGCATCTGATCTCACGATTAAGGTCAAGCTTTTAGGTTGA
- a CDS encoding HK97 family phage prohead protease, whose protein sequence is MTKKGSKSFTRELSGCAIRAMEGEGNERKFILSFSSEEPYNRGWCIEILDHSPGAVNLTRLNEIGVLLFNHKRDNVLGKINRAWIEGSRGYAEIEFDTDDAAEVIYQKVKSGTLKGVSVGYLIESIEEVRPGGTSADGRFSGPCDVARKWIPYEISIVSVPADPTVGVDREFETDEPKEKRAPSLYERQLQININKTL, encoded by the coding sequence GTGACGAAAAAGGGAAGTAAGTCTTTTACGCGGGAGCTTTCCGGATGCGCGATCCGGGCTATGGAGGGCGAAGGAAATGAGCGCAAATTCATTTTAAGCTTTTCAAGCGAGGAGCCATACAACAGAGGCTGGTGTATTGAAATATTAGACCACAGCCCCGGAGCCGTAAACCTTACCCGTTTAAATGAAATTGGCGTCCTTCTTTTCAATCATAAGCGGGACAACGTTCTGGGAAAGATTAACCGGGCATGGATTGAAGGCAGCAGAGGCTATGCAGAAATAGAATTTGATACCGACGATGCTGCCGAAGTCATTTACCAGAAAGTTAAGTCCGGAACACTTAAGGGTGTTTCTGTTGGCTACCTTATTGAGAGTATCGAGGAAGTACGACCGGGAGGCACCAGCGCAGACGGACGTTTTTCTGGCCCTTGCGACGTCGCAAGAAAATGGATCCCGTATGAAATTTCTATTGTTTCCGTTCCGGCAGACCCTACGGTCGGTGTTGATCGGGAATTTGAAACAGACGAACCAAAAGAGAAGCGCGCGCCGTCCCTTTATGAGCGGCAGCTTCAAATAAATATCAATAAAACTTTATAG
- a CDS encoding phage portal protein: protein MGNFLDKVIGFISPEAGARREAWRRNLEEMRHYDAGNHDRLNAGWIAYNQSAEQTDRHNRDTVRARARDLERNSDMANSVIGAYKRNIVGLGVTLQANTPSERLNDAIEDAWKEWCKKQNCDVTETQSFSQMTRMAVERKKVDGGILFKKCYLRGGGVVPFRLQALEVDELDATATVPHTKGNRVIGGIEYNSYNKPMGYWIKQYSIDGFSNIEPVYVPAKDMIFVFSKRRPSQIREMSDLSPTISRVRDTNEFMTAVSVKERIAACLSVFIKKTIPTTGLGRGNVPQQRGPQLTYEGKTISPGMIKELNAGDEIQVVNPTGQATDAASYVKLQQRLIGAGQGLSYEATSRDMSQSNYSSARQGIIEDEQTYIEDRELFDEFRDEVYETFIISGVLSGLFDIPDFWDPEKKKKYLDHEWIAAPKRWIDPLKEVQAMKTAVQTGQKTFQQAAAENGKDWKDMVDDMVEVLEYGRKKGIELGGVIYDRAAKELDPNSDPEPIPPQGGAGAPGTPQTGESGETTPGAAQNAQGKAAGGQEIGKSAGEAGDEKGK, encoded by the coding sequence ATGGGCAATTTTTTAGACAAAGTAATTGGTTTTATATCTCCGGAAGCCGGAGCCAGGCGGGAGGCATGGCGGCGTAATTTGGAGGAAATGCGGCACTACGATGCCGGAAATCATGACCGGCTTAACGCCGGGTGGATTGCCTACAATCAATCGGCAGAACAGACAGACCGCCATAACAGGGACACCGTAAGGGCCAGAGCGCGGGACCTTGAGCGCAACAGCGATATGGCGAACAGCGTGATCGGAGCCTATAAGCGTAATATCGTAGGCCTGGGCGTTACCCTGCAGGCGAACACGCCAAGCGAGAGATTGAACGATGCCATAGAGGACGCCTGGAAGGAATGGTGCAAAAAGCAAAATTGTGACGTTACAGAAACGCAGAGTTTCTCCCAGATGACCAGGATGGCCGTCGAGCGCAAGAAGGTAGACGGAGGAATCCTTTTTAAGAAGTGCTATCTTCGCGGGGGCGGCGTTGTTCCGTTCCGATTACAGGCCCTGGAGGTTGACGAGTTGGACGCTACGGCCACCGTACCGCATACCAAAGGAAACCGGGTGATCGGCGGCATTGAGTATAACAGTTACAACAAGCCGATGGGCTACTGGATCAAGCAGTACAGCATAGACGGATTTTCTAATATTGAGCCGGTTTACGTTCCGGCAAAAGATATGATTTTCGTTTTTTCCAAGCGCAGGCCATCCCAGATCCGGGAGATGAGCGACTTAAGCCCGACCATTTCCAGAGTCCGGGACACGAACGAGTTTATGACGGCCGTAAGCGTAAAGGAACGAATCGCGGCCTGCCTATCGGTATTCATTAAGAAAACCATACCGACGACGGGCCTCGGACGCGGAAACGTACCACAGCAGCGCGGTCCGCAGTTGACTTACGAGGGGAAAACCATAAGCCCTGGCATGATTAAGGAATTGAACGCTGGCGACGAAATCCAGGTAGTAAACCCCACCGGCCAGGCAACGGACGCGGCAAGCTATGTTAAGCTGCAGCAGCGGCTTATAGGAGCAGGGCAGGGCTTAAGTTACGAGGCGACCAGCCGTGACATGAGCCAGAGCAATTATAGCAGCGCCCGCCAGGGCATCATTGAGGACGAACAGACCTATATAGAAGACCGGGAGCTTTTCGATGAGTTCCGGGACGAGGTATATGAAACTTTTATCATATCCGGCGTTCTTTCCGGTTTGTTCGATATACCAGACTTCTGGGATCCGGAGAAAAAGAAGAAGTACCTGGACCATGAATGGATCGCAGCGCCTAAACGTTGGATTGATCCGCTTAAAGAAGTACAGGCCATGAAAACCGCCGTACAGACCGGTCAAAAGACCTTCCAGCAGGCAGCAGCCGAAAACGGAAAGGACTGGAAAGACATGGTAGACGATATGGTCGAGGTTTTAGAGTATGGCCGCAAAAAAGGCATTGAGTTAGGAGGTGTAATTTATGACAGAGCAGCGAAGGAACTGGATCCGAACAGTGACCCGGAGCCAATACCGCCGCAGGGCGGTGCAGGAGCCCCAGGAACCCCACAAACCGGAGAAAGCGGAGAAACCACCCCAGGAGCAGCCCAAAACGCCCAAGGAAAAGCCGCAGGAGGGCAAGAAATCGGAAAATCAGCAGGAGAAGCCGGTGACGAAAAAGGGAAGTAA
- a CDS encoding site-specific DNA-methyltransferase, whose amino-acid sequence MRLEKRKLSELKPAAYNPRKALKPGDAEYEKLAASIERHGYIDPIVINEDGTIIGGHQRRTVMMDLGYEEAEVIIVSLPDKNDEIAANIALNQISGEFEKDALMGLLIQLESAGYDTLAAGFDTNDLAELFAEVDFTQEANDDHYDVDKALEEAEETEPITKYGDIWQLGEHRLMCGDATDFSDIGILMAGSEADLILTDPPYNVDYEAKDKSLERSYKRNTTRTTNEILNDKMAEDDFYNFLYRIFSNYCDVAKAGAAVYVFHADSEGLAFRQAFAAAGFKLAEVLIWEKNQFVIGRQDYHWRHEPILYGWKEGTAHYFIDDRSQDNIFIEDDIDFKAMKKDDLVAYIERIREAFMARTSVQFEKKPARSDMHPTMKPVALVGRLMANSSRRGEIVADFFGGSGTTLIAAEQLGRVAYLMEISPKYCDVIIKRWEEYTGRKAIRVRGGDAYGG is encoded by the coding sequence ATGCGGCTTGAGAAACGGAAACTTTCAGAGCTGAAGCCCGCAGCATATAATCCGCGCAAGGCGCTCAAGCCCGGCGACGCGGAATATGAGAAGCTGGCCGCCAGCATTGAGCGGCATGGTTACATAGATCCGATTGTTATCAACGAGGACGGAACAATCATAGGCGGCCACCAGCGCCGCACTGTTATGATGGACTTAGGATACGAGGAGGCCGAAGTCATTATAGTAAGCCTCCCCGATAAGAACGACGAAATCGCAGCGAACATTGCGCTGAATCAGATAAGCGGCGAGTTTGAGAAGGACGCCCTTATGGGCCTTCTTATACAGCTTGAAAGCGCCGGTTACGACACCCTGGCGGCGGGCTTTGACACCAACGACCTGGCGGAGCTTTTCGCGGAGGTTGATTTTACCCAGGAGGCCAACGACGACCACTACGACGTCGATAAGGCCCTGGAGGAGGCAGAGGAAACAGAGCCGATCACAAAGTACGGTGATATATGGCAGCTAGGAGAGCACCGGCTGATGTGCGGAGACGCTACGGACTTCTCGGACATTGGCATCCTTATGGCCGGTTCCGAGGCGGACCTTATTCTGACAGACCCACCCTATAACGTAGACTACGAGGCCAAGGACAAGTCCCTGGAGCGCAGCTATAAGCGGAACACTACCAGAACCACAAACGAAATCTTAAATGACAAGATGGCCGAGGACGATTTTTACAATTTCCTTTACCGCATTTTTTCAAATTATTGCGACGTCGCAAAAGCTGGAGCCGCTGTCTACGTGTTCCACGCAGACAGCGAAGGTCTGGCGTTCCGCCAGGCCTTCGCTGCTGCCGGATTCAAGTTAGCAGAGGTCCTTATTTGGGAAAAGAACCAGTTCGTCATAGGCCGCCAGGACTACCACTGGCGCCATGAGCCCATTTTATACGGCTGGAAGGAGGGCACCGCGCATTACTTCATTGACGACCGGTCACAGGATAATATTTTCATTGAAGATGACATCGACTTTAAGGCCATGAAAAAGGACGACCTGGTGGCGTACATTGAACGGATCCGGGAAGCGTTCATGGCCCGCACTTCCGTCCAGTTTGAGAAGAAACCGGCCCGCAGCGATATGCACCCGACGATGAAGCCGGTGGCCCTGGTTGGCCGCCTTATGGCCAACAGCAGCAGGCGCGGCGAGATTGTAGCGGACTTCTTCGGAGGATCCGGAACGACGCTGATCGCGGCGGAGCAGTTAGGGCGCGTTGCCTACCTTATGGAGATAAGCCCGAAGTATTGCGACGTCATTATAAAGCGTTGGGAGGAGTACACCGGCCGGAAGGCGATCCGGGTGAGAGGAGGCGACGCTTATGGCGGATGA
- a CDS encoding ASCH domain-containing protein produces MKVLSVWQPWAQLLAAGHKHNETRSWRTNYRGEILIHATQKDPLFGISQMPEGAWERALRSFGLEETFNRFQKFPTGAIIGKAKLTDCKLIDDAYFQFTRDLCPEEFLYGDFTPGRYAWVFEEPELFKNPLPVSGRQGLWNWNGTIWSKDGNLYIEEDKT; encoded by the coding sequence ATGAAGGTATTGAGCGTATGGCAGCCCTGGGCACAGCTTCTGGCCGCAGGGCATAAGCACAACGAAACCAGAAGCTGGCGGACAAATTACCGGGGCGAGATATTGATCCACGCCACCCAGAAGGATCCGCTTTTCGGAATTTCACAGATGCCAGAGGGAGCATGGGAACGTGCCCTGCGTTCCTTCGGACTTGAGGAAACCTTTAATCGTTTCCAGAAATTTCCCACCGGCGCCATCATTGGCAAAGCGAAACTTACAGACTGCAAATTGATTGATGATGCCTATTTTCAGTTTACAAGGGATCTTTGTCCGGAGGAATTTCTTTACGGAGACTTCACGCCGGGCCGTTACGCCTGGGTATTTGAGGAACCGGAGCTTTTTAAGAATCCGCTGCCGGTATCCGGAAGGCAGGGCTTGTGGAATTGGAACGGAACCATCTGGAGCAAAGACGGAAATTTATATATTGAGGAGGATAAGACATGA
- a CDS encoding DUF927 domain-containing protein — MMQPEVNIDQLVDYQTEYSSYIKKHKITGDRLTGLCPFHDDKNNSFSADLKTGQWYCFAEGRGGNFTTFYAELNGISTDEAYKQILDKYGALRAPEPPQKKEKTPGPESYSLEEYAFNKRLPVEFLKEVCGASTGKDKDKKSFLKLPYFNEEKTDPIFRKRYAHKEFRWSWGSSGKLILYGDWRLPEIRKAGWVILVEGESDTQTLWWLKYPALGVPGASNFKAKMVPKLQDLRLYVHVEPDKGGETFLQKVTQTLREGEFIGEVYTWSCQSFGVKDPSQLFIDKGGGEGGEEQVKNLINGALKAAKRLDLDDLSDTIPEVVKGAPVNLRQPEGWMYSEGGIRRIDEKTSLPVMVCRTPIILTQRLKSMETGEEKMEIAFKRDGAWHKAIFPRSTIFTARSITVLSDLGCTITSENAKQVVRFLEALEAENIDIIKRADSTGTMGWQTRGRFLPGHGDDIILDIEPSLRGWAAAYHYNGTFEEWKALMEPHRERDKFRFILAASFTAPLLRILQQRIFFVYNWGGSKGGKTAALKAALSAWGDPERLMVNFNATQVALERMAGFYNDLPMGIDERQLAGQKQENLEKIVYMIASGTGRARGSKGGGLQALNTWRTVALATGEEPLSTDTTQTGVSTRVLEIYGGPFDDEKSASLMHQQAPQHCGWAGPEFIRRILQTDEQSIRDQYARMTEEVYKIADGTSGAHIAGISAVALADAMVEGWIFHPDPDADEMSGAKVPLEIAPAAWERALKMAESIIREQLAAGSGDVNEHATQFIVDWILSNKSQFGEKAIGTCLGTTSADGQKAYIFPSLLNQALTKAGYSPRKTIKYLADQEIITSTPKANGGKEYCIRKWFDNRTSRFIEFDIGRFAKKVDALNEDEAAEAMQIPPQTDEDGFMHLPEDTPTPFDGVQEELPF; from the coding sequence ATGATGCAGCCAGAAGTAAACATAGATCAGCTTGTCGACTATCAAACGGAATATTCAAGCTACATAAAAAAGCATAAAATAACCGGCGACCGGCTGACCGGTCTTTGTCCGTTCCACGACGATAAAAACAACAGCTTTTCGGCCGACTTAAAGACCGGCCAGTGGTACTGCTTTGCGGAAGGGCGTGGGGGAAACTTCACGACCTTTTACGCGGAGCTTAACGGGATCAGCACCGACGAGGCATACAAGCAGATACTGGACAAATATGGAGCGCTGAGAGCACCAGAGCCACCGCAGAAGAAGGAGAAAACACCAGGCCCGGAGTCTTATTCCCTGGAGGAATACGCTTTTAATAAGCGGCTTCCGGTCGAGTTTTTGAAGGAAGTATGCGGGGCAAGTACCGGAAAGGATAAAGACAAGAAATCTTTCCTTAAGCTGCCTTACTTCAACGAAGAAAAGACGGATCCTATTTTTCGGAAACGTTACGCGCATAAGGAATTTAGATGGAGTTGGGGCAGTTCCGGGAAGCTGATTTTATACGGAGACTGGAGGCTGCCAGAAATACGCAAGGCCGGGTGGGTGATTTTGGTAGAAGGCGAGAGCGATACACAGACGCTCTGGTGGCTGAAGTATCCCGCCCTGGGCGTACCGGGCGCGAGCAACTTTAAGGCAAAGATGGTCCCGAAACTTCAAGACCTGCGGCTTTATGTTCACGTTGAGCCGGATAAGGGCGGCGAGACATTCCTGCAGAAGGTCACGCAGACGTTAAGGGAAGGCGAATTTATAGGCGAGGTATATACCTGGAGCTGCCAGAGTTTCGGAGTTAAGGATCCTTCCCAGTTATTCATAGATAAGGGCGGCGGAGAAGGCGGCGAGGAGCAGGTCAAGAATCTGATAAACGGCGCCTTGAAGGCAGCCAAGCGCCTGGATCTTGACGATCTGAGCGATACCATACCGGAGGTCGTAAAGGGCGCACCGGTAAACTTAAGGCAGCCAGAAGGCTGGATGTATTCAGAAGGCGGGATCCGGAGAATCGACGAAAAGACCAGCCTGCCGGTTATGGTTTGCCGGACGCCGATCATATTAACGCAGCGCCTAAAGAGCATGGAGACAGGCGAGGAGAAGATGGAAATCGCCTTTAAGCGCGACGGAGCGTGGCATAAGGCCATTTTCCCCCGTTCTACGATTTTTACGGCGCGGAGTATAACCGTACTTTCCGACTTAGGATGCACGATCACCAGCGAGAACGCAAAGCAGGTGGTGCGCTTTTTGGAGGCCCTGGAGGCCGAGAACATAGACATTATAAAGAGAGCAGACAGCACCGGAACAATGGGCTGGCAGACGCGCGGCCGGTTCCTTCCGGGGCATGGCGACGACATTATTTTAGACATTGAACCATCCCTCCGGGGATGGGCGGCGGCTTACCATTATAACGGCACCTTCGAGGAATGGAAGGCCCTTATGGAGCCGCACCGGGAGCGCGACAAGTTCCGCTTTATCCTGGCCGCCAGCTTCACGGCGCCGCTGCTTCGCATATTACAGCAACGTATATTTTTTGTTTATAACTGGGGCGGCAGTAAAGGCGGCAAGACGGCAGCACTTAAGGCGGCACTTTCCGCCTGGGGCGATCCGGAGCGTTTAATGGTAAATTTCAACGCCACCCAGGTTGCCCTGGAGAGGATGGCGGGCTTTTATAACGATTTACCGATGGGCATTGACGAGCGGCAGCTTGCAGGACAGAAGCAGGAGAACCTGGAAAAGATTGTTTACATGATTGCCAGCGGCACAGGACGCGCCAGGGGCAGCAAGGGAGGCGGCCTGCAGGCACTTAATACCTGGCGGACCGTAGCCCTCGCCACCGGCGAGGAGCCGCTTTCTACGGACACGACGCAGACGGGCGTAAGTACCCGTGTGCTTGAGATATATGGCGGGCCATTTGACGATGAGAAATCGGCCAGCCTTATGCACCAGCAGGCACCGCAGCACTGCGGATGGGCCGGACCGGAGTTCATACGCCGGATCCTTCAAACGGACGAGCAAAGCATCCGGGATCAGTACGCCAGGATGACGGAGGAGGTCTACAAGATCGCAGACGGGACCAGCGGCGCCCACATTGCTGGAATCAGCGCGGTAGCGTTGGCTGACGCGATGGTGGAGGGCTGGATCTTCCACCCGGATCCAGATGCCGACGAGATGTCAGGGGCAAAAGTTCCGCTTGAGATTGCACCGGCCGCCTGGGAGCGGGCGCTTAAGATGGCAGAATCCATTATACGGGAGCAGTTAGCGGCCGGATCCGGCGACGTAAACGAGCACGCGACACAATTTATAGTTGATTGGATATTGAGCAACAAAAGCCAGTTCGGAGAGAAGGCAATCGGTACCTGTCTGGGAACGACCAGCGCGGACGGGCAGAAAGCCTATATATTCCCTTCGCTTTTAAACCAGGCACTAACGAAAGCAGGGTATAGCCCACGGAAAACAATTAAGTACCTGGCAGACCAGGAAATCATAACGAGCACACCGAAGGCAAACGGCGGGAAGGAATACTGCATAAGAAAATGGTTTGATAACCGGACAAGCCGCTTTATTGAATTTGATATAGGTCGCTTTGCAAAGAAGGTGGACGCTCTAAACGAGGACGAGGCAGCGGAAGCTATGCAGATTCCACCGCAGACGGACGAAGATGGTTTTATGCATCTTCCAGAGGACACGCCGACGCCATTCGATGGCGTTCAAGAGGAATTACCGTTCTGA